GGCGGCGATCACGACGGCTGCGCCCGGGAGCCCCCAGGTCCACCAGGGCAGCGCGGTCGACGCGGTCTTGACCTGCGGTGCCGTGGGAACGGTCAGCGGGCTTTCCAGTGAGGCGGTGTACGTGACGGGCTCGGCCGGCGACGCGTAGCCGAGGTCGGTCGCGGACAGGACGAGACGGAGCCGGTGCCCGGAGTCGATCTCGTGGTCGACGGCCGGGAGGGTCAGCTCGACGGGCCTGCCCTGCTGGGCCGGGGTGATGCGGTGGGGGGTGACGAGCTGGGACGGCAGCACCTGCTGCTTGCCGTCCGGCGACACGTCGTAGACCTTGCCGAACAGCACGGCGTCGCCGCTGCCCGCCGTAACGTTTACGCGGACGGTGGGTGAGCCGGTGACGCGGACGGATTCGGTCAGCGGCCGGGAGTCGAAACGGGCGTACTGGCCGGGGAAGTCGAGCGAGAGCCCGACGCCGACGGACGACAGCTGCGCGAGCCCGCCGCCGATGCCCGGCACGGCGGAGATGGCGGGCGGACTGGCCCCGGCGGGATTGCGGAAGGTCTGCTTACCTCCGGCGAGCGCGATCTCCTCGCCACCGCCCGTCAGCCCCGGATAGCGGTCACTGCTCGCCCCCCGCTGCTGGGCGGCCCCGTCGGTCGAGTCGATGCCGCCGGTACGGGTGACGCGGAAGGCCGGGCCCGTATCGGCGCCCTCGTCCTCCTTGAGGTACCGGTCGAACCACGCACCGACGCGGCTCGCGACCCGGTCGCCCTCCATGTCCCCGCCGTCGTGCCCGCCCGCGATCCAGTCGACGGACACGGGCGCGCCGTTCCCGCTGATGGCCTTCGCCATGGCGTCGGCCTGGTCGAGGGGGAAGAGGGAGTCCGACTGGCCCTGCACGATCAGTGCGGGTACGTCGATGCGGTCGGCGACGGCGACCGGGGAGCGCTCGGTCAGCAGCTCGCGGGCGGCCGCGTCCGGCTTCCCGTTGACGGCGACCCGCTCGTACATCTCGCAGAGCCGCTTCTCGAACTTCTCGCAGCCGCCGCCGGTGGTGACGAAGATCCCCGCCCAGAGCTTCTTGAAGACGCCGTCGGGGAACAGCGCGTCGGCCAGATTCCAGTACGTGATCACCGGTGCGACGGAATCGACGCGCTGGTCGTATCCGGCGGCGAGGAGGGAGACGGCCCCACCGTAGGAGGCGCCGGTGAGACCGACCCGGGGGTCTCCCTTGCCGTCGAGTTCGACCTCGGGCCGGCCGGCCAGCCAGTCGATGAGCCCGGACACGTCCTTGACCTCGGCATCGGGTGCGTTGAGGGAGATCTCCCCACCCGACTTCCCGAACCCACGGGCCGACCAGGTCAGTACGGCGTACCCGTCGGCGGCCAGCTTCTCGGCCTGCGCCCGCACATCGGCCTTGCTGCCGCCGAAGCCGTGCCCGATGAGCACGGCGGGGCGCCGCTCCGCACCTCCGGTGGTGAAGTACGAGGTGTCGATCGGCACCCCGTCCATCCGCAGCATCCGGTCCTCGCGCTGCACGGCGGGGGCGCTGTCGTCGGCGACCGCGGTCCACGTACCGCCGGCCGCGAGCACGACGAGCGCGGCGAGGCCCGCGGCCCATCGGCCGCGCTTGCGTGGCAGCCGGGGCCGCCACCGGGAAGTTGGGGAGTCCATGTCTCGACCCTAAGCGGGTGACGGCCGTCCGTAAGAGGCCGGCAGGGGGAAGTGCCCGGCCTCCCTGAGAGGTACGGGGCTCCCCCGCCGTACTCCGGACGCGGTACGTCAGCCCTCGTGCGCGGGCGCCCGCACCGGGCGGGGCACTCGCCCGGTGAAGGGCAGGGGGGTCTCCCGCGGCAGCAGCGCGGCAGCCGCTTCGGTCTCCCCCGCGCGTACGAGCCCGTGGATCTCCCGGGCGAGCGGCGTGACGTCCCGGATGGAGACCGTCCACTCGTCCGCATACCGCCGGGCCGCCTCGCCCGCCAGCCCGAGCTGCAGGGAGCGGTACGGGAGCTGGTTCAGGTGCAGGTCGCGCTCCGGGTCCCACTGGACGCGGGTCGGCGCCCGGCGCAGGGCGCGCTGCCAGGTGGCACGGTCCTGGTGCGCTCCCCGCACGTAGTGGGAGAGTTCGGCGTTCTCCAGCGCCCAGGTGAAGCCCTCACGGGTGATCTCGACTGCGAGGACCGTCTCCTGGCCCTCCTTCGCCGCCCAGCCGCAGCGATACATCATCCACAGGAAGCTCGGCTTGATCCAGGTCATGCGGTCGCGCTTCCAGACGGCGGGGAAGCGGCCGTCGCGGGCGGCCGGAAGACCGATGGCCGGCCGGTACGCCTGGTAGACGGTGACGGTCGAAGCGGTGTGCAGGGCGCGGATCTCGTGGGGCGGAGTGGTCATGGCGTTCAGGATGCGTGGGGCGGCCGGTCCCGTGCCACCGGCTTTT
The Streptomyces sp. NBC_00234 DNA segment above includes these coding regions:
- a CDS encoding alpha/beta fold hydrolase — translated: MDSPTSRWRPRLPRKRGRWAAGLAALVVLAAGGTWTAVADDSAPAVQREDRMLRMDGVPIDTSYFTTGGAERRPAVLIGHGFGGSKADVRAQAEKLAADGYAVLTWSARGFGKSGGEISLNAPDAEVKDVSGLIDWLAGRPEVELDGKGDPRVGLTGASYGGAVSLLAAGYDQRVDSVAPVITYWNLADALFPDGVFKKLWAGIFVTTGGGCEKFEKRLCEMYERVAVNGKPDAAARELLTERSPVAVADRIDVPALIVQGQSDSLFPLDQADAMAKAISGNGAPVSVDWIAGGHDGGDMEGDRVASRVGAWFDRYLKEDEGADTGPAFRVTRTGGIDSTDGAAQQRGASSDRYPGLTGGGEEIALAGGKQTFRNPAGASPPAISAVPGIGGGLAQLSSVGVGLSLDFPGQYARFDSRPLTESVRVTGSPTVRVNVTAGSGDAVLFGKVYDVSPDGKQQVLPSQLVTPHRITPAQQGRPVELTLPAVDHEIDSGHRLRLVLSATDLGYASPAEPVTYTASLESPLTVPTAPQVKTASTALPWWTWGLPGAAVVIAAALLLSARRRTATPAPDPALADVPLQITGLSKKYAKSADRYAVRELSFRVEKGQVLGLLGPNGAGKTTSLRMLMGLITPDEGDIRVFGHAIRPGAPVLSRVGSFVEGAGFLPHLSGRANLELYWQATGRPAEDSHIEEALEIAGLGDALARAVRTYSQGMRQRLAIAQAMLGMPDLLILDEPTNGLDPPQIREMRDVMIRYAAGGRTVIVSSHLLSEVEQSCTHLVVMDRGRLVQAGPVAEITGSGDMLLVRTAQEVPEPLVEKIAALPGIGSAVRMGDGLGLLVRLDGATSSELITELVRLDLPLTGVGPHRRLEDAFLTLISGGSA
- a CDS encoding DUF4291 domain-containing protein, producing the protein MTTPPHEIRALHTASTVTVYQAYRPAIGLPAARDGRFPAVWKRDRMTWIKPSFLWMMYRCGWAAKEGQETVLAVEITREGFTWALENAELSHYVRGAHQDRATWQRALRRAPTRVQWDPERDLHLNQLPYRSLQLGLAGEAARRYADEWTVSIRDVTPLAREIHGLVRAGETEAAAALLPRETPLPFTGRVPRPVRAPAHEG